A region of Rhizobium grahamii DNA encodes the following proteins:
- a CDS encoding MFS transporter yields the protein MDSHVNLAPQAKSGYITKNRVAVSLLFLINGFTVGSWAPKIPEFAERLDLSKFQLGLMILVLGIGSLTLMPLAGAQIARHGSRLVVLVMAVCLLPCLLALTLAPNIVTAAIAIFLFGGFMGAMDVAMNANAVAVEQSMRRAIMSSCHAFWSLGGLIGAGLGGLLIAHFGVFAHAVVATALAAITLAVAWNIVLADQPHPDTKKEKTRLPMVPLPWLLGLVALFSMMPEGAVLDWGALYLREELGASIALSGFGFAAFSLTMAAMRFAGDLVRDRLGGVKTLRICTLFAIAGMLLAGFAPNAEIAILGFAFCGIGISNMVPIAFSAAGNIPHLKAGIGISVVTTMGYSGMLVAPSAIGFVAEHIGFSVVFMALPVLLLVVLALSNLARYADGISGGGH from the coding sequence ATGGATAGTCATGTCAATTTGGCGCCGCAGGCAAAAAGCGGCTACATCACGAAGAACAGGGTCGCTGTGTCGCTGCTGTTCTTGATCAACGGCTTCACTGTCGGTTCCTGGGCGCCGAAGATTCCTGAGTTCGCCGAGCGGCTTGATCTCAGCAAGTTCCAGCTCGGGCTGATGATCCTGGTGCTCGGGATCGGTTCGCTGACGCTGATGCCGCTTGCTGGCGCGCAGATTGCCCGGCACGGGTCGCGCCTCGTTGTGCTCGTCATGGCGGTTTGCTTGTTGCCTTGTCTGCTGGCCCTGACGCTGGCACCCAACATCGTGACCGCGGCAATCGCGATCTTCCTGTTCGGCGGGTTCATGGGCGCCATGGATGTAGCCATGAATGCGAATGCCGTCGCCGTCGAGCAATCGATGCGGCGGGCAATCATGTCGTCCTGCCATGCCTTCTGGAGCCTCGGCGGCTTGATCGGCGCCGGCCTCGGCGGCCTCCTGATCGCCCATTTCGGCGTGTTCGCGCATGCCGTGGTCGCCACCGCTCTCGCCGCCATCACGCTTGCCGTTGCCTGGAATATCGTCCTTGCCGACCAGCCGCATCCCGACACCAAGAAGGAAAAGACCCGGCTGCCGATGGTTCCGCTGCCCTGGCTGCTCGGTCTCGTCGCCCTGTTCTCGATGATGCCGGAAGGTGCGGTCCTCGATTGGGGTGCGCTCTACCTGCGCGAGGAACTCGGCGCTTCGATTGCGCTCTCCGGCTTCGGCTTTGCGGCCTTCTCGCTGACGATGGCGGCGATGCGCTTTGCCGGCGACCTCGTTCGTGATCGCCTGGGCGGCGTCAAGACGCTCAGGATCTGCACCTTGTTCGCCATCGCGGGCATGCTGCTTGCTGGCTTCGCCCCGAATGCGGAGATCGCTATCCTCGGCTTCGCCTTCTGCGGCATCGGTATCTCCAACATGGTGCCGATCGCGTTCTCGGCTGCCGGCAATATTCCGCATCTGAAGGCGGGTATCGGTATCTCCGTCGTAACCACCATGGGCTATTCCGGGATGCTGGTGGCACCGTCGGCCATCGGCTTCGTGGCGGAGCATATCGGCTTCTCCGTCGTGTTCATGGCGCTGCCGGTGCTTCTCCTCGTCGTGTTGGCGCTTTCCAATCTGGCACGTTACGCCGACGGTATTTCCGGTGGCGGTCACTGA
- a CDS encoding DeoR/GlpR family DNA-binding transcription regulator: MSGNELLLAERQSAIARKLQSEGRVIAAELAAEFGVSEDTVRRDLREMAAAGLCERVYGGALPLAPAGGTLSHRATQAPDRKHSLALAAVSEIVPGSTVFFDAGSTNLAIASALPIDMALTAATNAPAIASALLEKPGLNVVLIGGLLDRQVGGSLGAKAMRDMEALSPDLCILGACGIDLTSGVTTFGFEDAEFKRFAASRSRRVLVAATSEKFGTAAPHAVLPVSHCECLVVERDADPDMLVQYRDRGCRTVVAL, from the coding sequence ATGAGCGGAAATGAGCTGCTGCTGGCAGAACGACAAAGCGCGATTGCGCGAAAGTTGCAGTCGGAAGGCCGAGTTATCGCCGCCGAACTTGCGGCGGAGTTTGGCGTTTCGGAAGATACGGTTCGACGCGATCTTCGCGAGATGGCGGCGGCCGGCCTCTGCGAACGGGTCTATGGCGGCGCGCTGCCGTTAGCGCCGGCCGGCGGAACGCTCAGCCACCGCGCCACTCAGGCGCCGGATCGAAAACACTCGCTTGCGCTCGCCGCCGTTTCCGAGATTGTGCCGGGTTCGACGGTCTTTTTCGATGCAGGCAGCACCAATCTCGCAATTGCATCGGCGCTTCCGATCGACATGGCGCTGACAGCTGCAACGAATGCGCCGGCGATTGCCTCGGCCTTGCTTGAGAAGCCGGGCCTGAATGTCGTTTTGATCGGCGGCCTGCTGGACAGGCAGGTGGGAGGCTCGCTGGGTGCCAAGGCCATGCGCGACATGGAGGCCTTGTCGCCCGACCTCTGCATCCTCGGCGCCTGCGGCATCGATCTAACATCGGGAGTCACCACCTTCGGCTTCGAAGATGCGGAATTCAAGCGTTTTGCGGCATCGCGCAGCAGGCGCGTGCTGGTCGCGGCAACCTCCGAGAAATTCGGCACGGCGGCCCCTCATGCCGTGCTCCCGGTTTCTCATTGCGAATGCCTGGTCGTCGAGCGCGACGCCGATCCGGATATGCTCGTCCAATACCGCGATCGCGGGTGCAGAACAGTCGTGGCTCTTTAG
- a CDS encoding amino acid ABC transporter permease → MPHWLQLMAESLGPLLWAGLIFTIPLTLLSFTFGLILGLITAIARLFGAAPLAAIARFYVWVIRGTPLLVQLFVIFYGLPSVGILLDAFPAALIGFTLNIGAYSSEIIRAVISSVPKGQWEAAYSIGMSWRQAMTRTILPQAGRVAVPPLSNTFISLVKDTSLAAAITVPELFQAAQRIVATTYEPLILYIEAAFIYLALSSVLSALQVRLERRFARYGGMLEANA, encoded by the coding sequence TTGCCTCACTGGCTTCAACTGATGGCGGAGTCGCTTGGCCCGCTCCTCTGGGCCGGCCTGATCTTCACGATCCCGCTGACGCTCCTGTCCTTTACGTTCGGTCTGATCCTTGGCCTGATCACGGCGATCGCGAGGCTCTTCGGCGCAGCACCTCTCGCTGCCATCGCCCGCTTCTATGTCTGGGTCATCAGAGGCACGCCGCTTCTCGTACAGCTGTTCGTGATCTTCTACGGCTTGCCAAGCGTCGGCATCCTGCTCGATGCCTTCCCGGCGGCCCTGATCGGCTTCACCCTCAATATTGGCGCCTACAGCTCCGAGATCATCCGGGCCGTCATTTCCTCGGTGCCCAAGGGGCAATGGGAAGCAGCCTATTCGATCGGCATGAGCTGGCGTCAGGCAATGACCCGCACGATCCTGCCGCAGGCCGGGCGCGTCGCCGTGCCTCCGCTTTCCAATACCTTCATCTCGCTCGTAAAGGACACGTCGCTTGCAGCCGCCATTACGGTGCCCGAACTGTTCCAGGCAGCGCAGCGGATCGTTGCAACCACTTACGAGCCGCTTATTCTCTATATCGAGGCAGCTTTCATATACCTTGCCCTGAGCTCGGTTCTGTCCGCGCTGCAGGTCCGCCTCGAGCGTCGGTTCGCGCGCTATGGCGGCATGCTGGAGGCAAACGCATGA
- a CDS encoding amino acid ABC transporter ATP-binding protein: MIELSHIEKRFGDAVILKDISIRIPEGNVTALVGPSGGGKSTLLRCINLLEIPTAGTIRLGDETLSFAPGQKNGWQAIQKIRRQTGMVFQNFQLFPHQTAIENVMEGLITVLKWPKDRARERAMELLTKVGMAHKADAWPSTLSGGQQQRVAIARALAPSPRVLLCDEPTSALDPELSAEVVDVLGRLAREGTTMVMATHDLRLASKIANDVVFLEAGSVVETGSARNIFTAPERERTKRFISTINAAHTYDI, translated from the coding sequence ATGATCGAGCTTTCTCACATCGAAAAGCGCTTCGGCGATGCCGTTATCCTGAAGGATATCAGCATTCGTATTCCTGAGGGCAATGTCACGGCGCTGGTCGGCCCCTCCGGCGGCGGCAAGAGCACGTTGCTCCGTTGTATCAATCTGCTGGAGATTCCGACCGCAGGCACGATCCGCCTCGGCGATGAGACCCTGAGCTTTGCGCCGGGCCAGAAGAACGGCTGGCAAGCGATCCAGAAGATCCGTCGGCAGACCGGCATGGTGTTCCAGAACTTTCAGCTGTTTCCGCACCAGACCGCTATCGAGAATGTGATGGAGGGCCTGATCACTGTTCTGAAGTGGCCGAAGGACAGGGCCCGCGAACGGGCGATGGAATTGTTGACGAAGGTCGGCATGGCGCACAAGGCCGACGCCTGGCCTTCGACACTGTCGGGTGGTCAGCAGCAGCGCGTGGCGATCGCCCGTGCGCTTGCTCCATCGCCGCGTGTTCTTCTCTGCGACGAGCCGACGTCGGCGCTCGACCCCGAACTCTCGGCTGAAGTTGTCGACGTCCTCGGCCGCCTCGCCCGCGAGGGTACGACCATGGTGATGGCAACGCACGACCTGCGCCTTGCATCGAAGATCGCCAATGACGTGGTTTTCCTCGAAGCCGGCAGCGTCGTCGAGACAGGCAGCGCACGCAACATCTTCACCGCGCCGGAGCGCGAGCGCACCAAGCGCTTCATCTCAACGATAAACGCCGCCCACACCTACGATATCTAG
- the ispG gene encoding flavodoxin-dependent (E)-4-hydroxy-3-methylbut-2-enyl-diphosphate synthase — protein sequence MSSATDFDPKPRRASVAVDVGGVIVGGGAPVVVQSMTNTDTADIDATVAQVAALYKAGSELVRITVDRDESAAAVPRIRDRLLRLGMDVPLVGDFHYIGHKLLADHPDCAEALAKYRINPGNVGFKDKKDKQFGDIIEMAIRYDKPVRIGVNWGSLDQELLTALMDQNSAAGSPLSARQVTREAIVQSALISANLAEEIGLPRNRIILSAKVSQVQDLIAVYSMLSERSDHALHLGLTEAGMGSKGIVASSAAMGYVLQHGIGDTIRVSLTPEPNGDRTREVQVAQEILQVMGFRQFIPVVAACPGCGRTTSTVFQELAQNIQNDLRKNMPVWRDKYPGVEALNVAVMGCIVNGPGESKHADIGISLPGTGESPAAPVYIDGQKAMTLRGPNIAGDFEALVADYIEKRFGQNRTAAE from the coding sequence ATGTCTTCAGCTACGGATTTTGATCCGAAACCGCGCCGCGCATCCGTCGCAGTCGATGTCGGCGGCGTCATCGTCGGAGGCGGCGCGCCCGTCGTCGTCCAGTCGATGACCAATACCGACACGGCCGATATCGACGCAACCGTCGCCCAGGTGGCCGCACTCTACAAGGCGGGTTCCGAACTCGTGCGTATCACCGTCGATCGCGACGAGAGTGCCGCCGCCGTGCCGCGCATCCGCGACCGGCTGCTGCGTCTCGGCATGGATGTGCCGCTGGTCGGCGACTTCCATTATATCGGCCACAAGCTGCTTGCCGATCATCCCGATTGCGCCGAGGCGCTGGCGAAGTACCGGATCAATCCCGGGAATGTCGGCTTCAAGGACAAGAAGGACAAGCAGTTCGGCGACATCATCGAGATGGCGATCCGCTACGACAAGCCGGTGCGTATCGGCGTCAACTGGGGCTCGCTCGATCAGGAACTGCTGACCGCGCTGATGGACCAGAACTCGGCGGCCGGTTCGCCGCTTTCGGCGCGCCAGGTGACGCGCGAGGCGATCGTGCAGTCGGCACTGATTTCGGCGAACCTCGCCGAAGAGATCGGCCTGCCGCGCAACCGCATCATCCTGTCCGCCAAGGTCAGCCAGGTGCAGGATCTGATCGCCGTCTATTCCATGCTGTCGGAGCGCTCCGACCACGCGCTGCATCTCGGCCTCACTGAAGCAGGCATGGGTAGCAAGGGCATCGTCGCCTCCTCGGCCGCCATGGGCTATGTGCTCCAGCACGGGATTGGCGATACGATCCGCGTGTCGCTGACGCCGGAGCCGAATGGCGACCGCACCCGCGAAGTGCAGGTGGCGCAGGAAATCCTGCAGGTCATGGGTTTCCGCCAGTTCATTCCTGTTGTCGCGGCTTGTCCCGGCTGTGGCCGCACGACGTCGACGGTCTTCCAGGAACTGGCGCAAAACATCCAGAACGACCTGCGCAAGAATATGCCCGTGTGGCGCGACAAGTATCCGGGCGTCGAAGCACTCAACGTCGCCGTCATGGGCTGCATCGTCAACGGCCCGGGCGAAAGCAAGCATGCCGATATCGGCATCTCGCTGCCGGGAACCGGCGAAAGCCCGGCGGCACCCGTCTATATCGATGGACAGAAGGCGATGACGCTGCGCGGCCCGAATATTGCCGGTGATTTCGAGGCACTGGTCGCCGATTATATCGAAAAGCGCTTCGGGCAAAACAGGACGGCGGCGGAGTAA
- the efp gene encoding elongation factor P: MVKIIASSVRKGNVLDVDGKLYVVLTANNFHPGKGTPVTQVDMRRIVDGVKVSERWRTTEQVERAFVEDVNHQFLYEDGEGFHFMNPESYDQVVVDVETMGDQKAYLQEGMVCILSMHEGVALALQLPRHVTLEITETEPVVKGQTASSSYKPAMLSNGVRTSVPPHIDAGTRVVIATEDNSYVERAKN; encoded by the coding sequence ATGGTCAAGATCATCGCCTCTTCTGTTCGCAAGGGCAACGTCCTCGATGTTGACGGCAAGCTTTACGTCGTTCTGACGGCCAACAACTTCCACCCGGGCAAGGGCACGCCGGTCACCCAGGTCGACATGCGCCGCATCGTCGATGGCGTGAAGGTGTCCGAGCGCTGGCGCACGACCGAGCAGGTCGAGCGCGCCTTCGTGGAAGACGTCAACCACCAGTTCCTCTATGAGGACGGCGAAGGCTTCCACTTCATGAACCCGGAAAGCTACGACCAAGTCGTCGTCGACGTCGAAACCATGGGTGACCAGAAGGCCTACCTGCAGGAAGGCATGGTTTGCATCCTGTCGATGCACGAAGGTGTAGCGCTTGCCCTGCAGCTGCCGCGCCACGTGACGCTCGAGATCACCGAGACCGAGCCGGTCGTCAAGGGCCAGACGGCATCGTCTTCCTACAAGCCGGCCATGCTGTCGAACGGCGTACGCACCTCGGTCCCGCCGCACATCGATGCCGGCACCCGCGTCGTAATCGCGACGGAAGACAATTCCTACGTCGAACGCGCAAAGAACTAA
- a CDS encoding amino acid ABC transporter substrate-binding protein, giving the protein MNLLKTIAAAALIQAAALLPAVAGENLDAVKSAGVFKIGTEGTYAPFTYHDDSGKLVGFDVEIGEAVAAKLGVKAEFVEGKWDGLIAGLDAKRYDTVINQVGITDARKQKYDFSEPYIASKAVLIVRDGDDSIKGFADLKGKKSAQSLTSNFGKLAEQSGAELVGTDGFDQSIQLVLTKRADATINDSLSFLDFKKHKPDAPVKIAAQQENADYSGIIIRKGEPELLDAINKALADIKADGTYKKISDKYFGQDVSK; this is encoded by the coding sequence ATGAACCTCCTGAAAACCATCGCCGCTGCAGCCCTGATTCAGGCCGCTGCGCTCCTTCCCGCCGTTGCCGGCGAAAACCTCGACGCCGTTAAATCTGCCGGTGTGTTCAAGATCGGCACCGAGGGCACCTATGCCCCATTCACCTATCATGACGACAGCGGCAAGCTTGTCGGCTTCGACGTCGAGATCGGCGAAGCGGTTGCTGCGAAGCTCGGCGTCAAGGCTGAGTTCGTTGAAGGCAAATGGGACGGTCTGATCGCCGGCCTCGATGCCAAGCGTTACGACACCGTGATCAATCAGGTCGGCATCACCGACGCGCGCAAGCAGAAGTACGATTTCTCCGAGCCCTACATTGCCTCTAAGGCTGTGCTCATCGTTCGCGATGGCGACGACAGCATCAAGGGCTTTGCTGATCTGAAGGGCAAGAAGTCGGCACAGTCGCTGACCAGCAACTTCGGCAAGCTTGCCGAACAGTCCGGAGCCGAACTGGTGGGGACCGACGGTTTTGACCAGTCGATCCAGCTGGTTCTGACCAAGCGCGCAGACGCCACCATCAATGACAGCCTGTCCTTCCTCGACTTCAAGAAACACAAGCCCGATGCTCCGGTAAAGATCGCCGCCCAGCAGGAAAATGCCGACTACTCCGGCATCATCATCCGCAAGGGCGAGCCGGAACTGCTTGACGCCATCAACAAGGCACTGGCCGACATCAAGGCCGATGGCACCTACAAGAAGATCTCCGACAAGTACTTCGGCCAGGACGTCTCGAAGTAA